The following are encoded in a window of Desulfovibrio oxyclinae DSM 11498 genomic DNA:
- the ispE gene encoding 4-(cytidine 5'-diphospho)-2-C-methyl-D-erythritol kinase: protein MNVTLTAPCKVNLTLELLDLREDGYHELRTLFLPVPLPCDELRIEPAAEFSLSCPGHEDIEGPDNLVHRAWAAYGEAGGPAPAMHVTLNKGIPMGAGLGGGSTDAAALLRWLEQNAQNNGLGEDRLHRVATRLGADVPFFLDGVPAWAEGIGERLTKAETDLSGTYLLVANPGIHVNTGWAYGEWDRTCLPAKRKTGQPLTSANDDNKNSTPAAHLIVANDFEEPVFRAHPAIRKIKELFFREGARAAAMSGSGSSVFALFRTEKAMKRAAELARAKGCGVWENML from the coding sequence ATGAACGTCACCCTCACTGCCCCGTGCAAGGTCAACCTGACCCTTGAACTGCTGGACCTGCGCGAGGACGGATATCACGAACTCCGCACGCTGTTTCTGCCAGTGCCGCTGCCGTGCGACGAATTGCGCATTGAGCCCGCCGCCGAATTCTCCCTGAGCTGCCCAGGGCATGAGGACATCGAAGGGCCGGACAACCTCGTGCACCGCGCATGGGCAGCTTACGGCGAGGCAGGAGGACCGGCGCCCGCCATGCACGTCACGCTGAACAAAGGTATTCCCATGGGAGCCGGACTCGGCGGTGGCAGCACGGACGCGGCCGCCCTGCTGCGCTGGCTGGAGCAGAACGCACAGAACAACGGCCTCGGCGAGGACAGGCTGCACCGGGTCGCGACCCGGCTCGGCGCGGACGTCCCCTTCTTTCTTGACGGGGTGCCCGCATGGGCCGAGGGCATCGGCGAACGGCTGACAAAAGCCGAAACCGACCTTTCCGGGACCTACCTGCTTGTCGCCAACCCCGGTATTCACGTGAATACCGGCTGGGCCTACGGAGAATGGGACCGCACCTGCCTGCCTGCGAAAAGGAAAACCGGCCAGCCCTTGACAAGCGCAAATGACGATAATAAGAACTCGACTCCCGCGGCGCACCTCATTGTTGCCAACGACTTTGAGGAGCCGGTTTTCCGGGCGCATCCAGCTATCCGGAAAATCAAGGAATTATTCTTTCGCGAGGGTGCCCGCGCGGCAGCCATGAGTGGTTCGGGTTCCAGCGTATTCGCACTTTTCCGAACCGAGAAAGCCATGAAACGGGCGGCAGAACTCGCCCGGGCCAAGGGCTGCGGCGTGTGGGAAAACATGCTCTGA
- a CDS encoding DegQ family serine endoprotease, which translates to MIRKLQPLALAAVIIMAMPALALAKATLPVFTDLAASAGRAVVNISTESTSSGGQMQQFFNQEQLPEGHPFREFFDRFFGGQMPNQPRKQSSLGSGFIISPDGYVVTNNHVIQNADKVTVRLQGERKEYEADVVGGDPETDLALLKIEADRKLPVLAFGDSDTAQVGDWVLAIGNPFGLGHTVTQGIISAKGRILGAGPFDDFLQTDASINPGNSGGPLVDLNGRVIGINTAIIPSGEGLGFAIPANMASDIIAQLKSGKSIKRGWLGVSIRGLSETDAKALGLEKPMGALVAQVFPEDPAGKAGVKQGDVIIGVNGQPVEDNNDLLRKIAGLKPGEKAHLKLWRNGETIKRTVVLGDRSDQAKKAGPEGTRPPKDEKSGELGITLRPVTTEQEARALGLESPMGLVITGVTANSPAQRNGLRQGDVILQANQEDMNSVSDLRGALEEAQDRGAIMLFVKRQGRTIFVSIPFDE; encoded by the coding sequence ATGATTCGCAAACTCCAGCCGCTGGCGCTTGCCGCGGTAATCATCATGGCCATGCCCGCTCTGGCGCTGGCCAAGGCGACACTGCCCGTCTTTACCGACCTCGCCGCCTCGGCGGGACGTGCTGTGGTAAACATCAGCACGGAAAGCACGAGCAGCGGCGGCCAGATGCAACAGTTCTTCAATCAGGAACAACTGCCTGAAGGACATCCTTTCCGCGAGTTCTTCGATCGCTTTTTCGGCGGCCAAATGCCCAATCAGCCCCGAAAACAGAGTTCTCTCGGCTCAGGATTCATCATCTCCCCTGACGGATACGTCGTCACCAACAACCACGTCATCCAGAACGCGGACAAGGTGACCGTGCGCCTACAGGGAGAAAGAAAGGAATATGAAGCGGACGTCGTAGGCGGAGACCCCGAAACCGACCTCGCTCTGCTCAAGATCGAGGCGGACCGCAAGCTGCCGGTTCTGGCCTTCGGCGACTCCGACACGGCCCAAGTGGGCGACTGGGTGCTGGCCATCGGCAACCCGTTCGGCCTCGGCCATACCGTGACGCAGGGAATCATCAGCGCCAAGGGCAGAATCCTCGGCGCAGGACCGTTCGACGACTTCCTGCAGACCGACGCCAGCATCAACCCCGGCAACTCAGGCGGACCGCTCGTGGACCTCAACGGACGGGTCATCGGCATCAACACCGCCATCATTCCCTCCGGTGAGGGGCTCGGCTTCGCCATCCCGGCCAACATGGCCTCCGACATCATCGCCCAGCTCAAGAGCGGCAAGTCCATCAAGCGCGGCTGGCTCGGCGTGAGCATCCGCGGCCTTTCCGAGACCGATGCCAAGGCGCTCGGACTGGAAAAGCCCATGGGCGCACTCGTGGCGCAGGTCTTCCCCGAAGATCCGGCTGGAAAGGCCGGAGTTAAGCAGGGCGACGTCATCATCGGCGTGAACGGCCAGCCGGTCGAGGACAACAACGACCTGCTGCGCAAGATCGCAGGCCTCAAGCCCGGTGAGAAGGCTCACCTCAAGCTGTGGCGAAACGGCGAGACCATCAAGCGAACCGTGGTGCTCGGCGATCGTTCCGATCAGGCCAAGAAGGCCGGTCCCGAAGGCACCCGCCCGCCCAAGGACGAAAAGTCCGGCGAACTGGGCATCACCCTGCGCCCGGTGACCACGGAGCAGGAAGCCCGCGCCCTCGGACTGGAAAGCCCCATGGGACTCGTCATCACAGGCGTCACCGCCAACTCCCCGGCACAGCGCAACGGCCTGCGTCAGGGCGACGTGATCCTTCAGGCCAACCAGGAAGACATGAACAGCGTGAGCGATCTGCGCGGTGCCCTTGAGGAAGCACAGGACCGCGGCGCGATCATGCTCTTCGTCAAGCGTCAGGGCCGCACCATCTTCGTCTCCATCCCCTTCGACGAATAA
- a CDS encoding Bcr/CflA family efflux MFS transporter, producing the protein MHHFILIMLLAAFPALSTDMYLPALPTLCDTWGISPAQANLSLVSFFVTFSLFLLIHGPLSDRHGRRPVLLGGISLYIGGSLLCAVSPGITILVLARAVQAMGAAAASSVALALVKDLYEGDKRKKLLAYIGVIVPLCPMVAPTLGALLLEFVSWRGIFISQSILALPALIGSLRLKEPLEEMGTGGVGEAMRRYGRLARNGAFMGYSIAFSMAGFAFFCFIGGSAEIYIGSFGMSEQTYGLYFAFNALALMLGSFLCSRLCVTFDSKQLLIMSFTGMILSAAAIYLSVGDTAASFAMPMFGYTFFLGLSRPLSNHVILEQVNTDTGTAASVITFFFFIVGAIAMEIITIPWDSKPMFISAAGVAGALIPFLFLFRIMRRGRAV; encoded by the coding sequence ATGCACCATTTTATTCTCATCATGCTTCTCGCGGCTTTTCCCGCGCTCTCCACGGACATGTATCTGCCCGCATTGCCCACACTGTGCGACACGTGGGGCATTTCGCCTGCGCAGGCGAACCTGTCACTGGTCTCGTTCTTCGTGACATTCAGCCTGTTCCTGCTCATCCACGGCCCGCTCTCCGACCGCCACGGCCGGCGCCCGGTGTTGCTCGGAGGCATATCCCTTTATATAGGGGGCAGCCTGTTGTGCGCAGTCTCACCCGGAATCACGATACTCGTGCTCGCCCGCGCGGTGCAGGCCATGGGCGCGGCCGCCGCCTCCTCGGTGGCGCTGGCGCTGGTCAAGGATCTGTACGAAGGCGATAAGCGCAAGAAGCTGCTGGCCTATATCGGCGTCATCGTGCCCCTGTGCCCCATGGTGGCCCCGACACTCGGCGCCCTGTTGCTGGAATTCGTTTCATGGCGCGGTATATTCATTTCCCAGTCCATACTGGCCCTTCCCGCGCTCATCGGCTCGCTCCGGCTCAAGGAACCGCTGGAGGAAATGGGCACCGGCGGCGTGGGAGAAGCCATGCGGCGATACGGCAGGCTCGCGCGCAACGGCGCGTTCATGGGCTACTCCATTGCCTTTTCCATGGCCGGATTCGCCTTCTTCTGCTTCATTGGCGGCTCCGCAGAGATTTACATCGGCAGTTTCGGCATGAGCGAGCAGACCTACGGCCTCTACTTTGCCTTCAACGCGCTGGCGCTGATGCTCGGCTCCTTCCTCTGCTCAAGGCTCTGCGTAACCTTCGACTCCAAACAGTTGCTGATCATGTCCTTCACCGGCATGATCCTGTCCGCCGCAGCCATCTATCTTTCCGTGGGCGATACGGCCGCAAGCTTCGCGATGCCCATGTTCGGATATACGTTCTTCCTCGGCCTGAGCAGGCCCCTGAGCAACCACGTGATTCTGGAGCAGGTCAACACCGACACCGGCACCGCGGCCTCGGTCATCACCTTCTTCTTTTTCATCGTCGGTGCCATCGCCATGGAAATCATTACAATCCCTTGGGATTCCAAGCCGATGTTCATCTCTGCCGCCGGTGTGGCGGGCGCACTGATCCCCTTCCTGTTCCTTTTCAGAATCATGCGCAGGGGCAGAGCTGTCTAG